A single window of Neisseria sp. KEM232 DNA harbors:
- a CDS encoding energy transducer TonB gives MLRKLSAALFLAACLIRPAAASDIPAVLYQEIGGSDRAGIGHVSAVFPDTAGCQTDQPVFILYGSSVRFLRQAEDFLRRNPPPPARKIVFTAADQSVHAIIPDLRRPPYPAASLENGEEGEILIGLDTDARGRIRRSRILEASPHPRLNKAAARAAAALTGRGNGKANSHYYWFVRFQFV, from the coding sequence ATGCTCCGCAAACTCTCCGCCGCCCTTTTTCTGGCCGCCTGCCTCATCCGCCCCGCCGCTGCAAGCGATATTCCCGCCGTCCTCTATCAGGAAATCGGCGGCAGCGACCGCGCAGGCATTGGCCACGTCAGCGCCGTTTTCCCTGACACGGCAGGCTGCCAAACAGACCAACCCGTTTTCATCCTCTACGGCTCGTCCGTCCGCTTTCTGCGGCAGGCGGAAGACTTCCTGCGCCGCAATCCGCCGCCGCCCGCGCGAAAAATCGTCTTCACCGCCGCAGACCAATCCGTCCACGCAATCATTCCCGACCTGCGCCGCCCGCCCTACCCCGCCGCCTCGCTTGAAAACGGCGAGGAAGGCGAAATACTCATCGGGCTGGACACCGACGCGCGCGGGCGTATCCGCCGCAGCCGCATCCTCGAAGCTTCGCCCCATCCCCGCCTCAACAAGGCCGCCGCCCGCGCCGCTGCCGCATTGACAGGCCGAGGAAACGGCAAAGCAAACAGCCACTACTACTGGTTTGTCCGTTTCCAATTCGTCTGA
- a CDS encoding DUF1804 family protein, translated as MHHETTRQALRNAYINGANMETAAADCGICLRTAYAWKAEAKAAGDDWNRLRAVCALEDVETVTQDIVRRMTNIYAQTAEELYADTQTPAVKRAEVLATLADALAKTVAANKRMMPQASALAQSVHTLQLLTDFTVERYPQHAAALAEIIEPFGEVLQKSEA; from the coding sequence ATGCATCACGAAACGACACGCCAAGCCCTGCGCAACGCCTACATCAACGGTGCAAACATGGAAACGGCGGCGGCAGACTGCGGGATATGCCTGCGAACCGCCTACGCATGGAAGGCCGAGGCCAAAGCGGCGGGCGACGACTGGAACAGACTGCGGGCAGTCTGCGCCTTGGAAGACGTGGAAACCGTTACGCAAGACATCGTCCGCCGCATGACGAATATTTACGCGCAGACGGCGGAAGAGCTGTACGCCGATACACAGACACCCGCCGTCAAACGCGCCGAAGTGCTGGCGACGCTGGCCGACGCGCTGGCCAAAACCGTAGCCGCCAACAAGCGGATGATGCCGCAGGCTTCCGCCCTGGCGCAGTCCGTGCATACCCTGCAACTGCTGACGGACTTTACAGTGGAACGTTATCCGCAGCACGCCGCCGCTCTGGCCGAAATCATCGAACCTTTCGGCGAAGTGCTGCAAAAGTCCGAAGCTTGA
- a CDS encoding AlpA family transcriptional regulator: MQTNLNNLPDNAQLTIADLETSAARKRKGITRLSASQIRRLEARGLFPQSRQITGTKCRFYVAGEVKTWLQQQAEGKA; the protein is encoded by the coding sequence ATGCAAACCAATCTGAACAACCTGCCCGATAACGCGCAACTGACTATCGCCGACTTGGAAACCAGCGCCGCCCGCAAACGCAAGGGCATTACCCGCCTTTCCGCATCGCAAATCCGCAGACTGGAAGCGCGGGGACTGTTTCCCCAAAGCCGCCAAATCACCGGCACAAAATGCCGCTTCTACGTGGCGGGCGAAGTGAAAACATGGCTGCAACAACAGGCGGAGGGTAAGGCATGA
- a CDS encoding integrase arm-type DNA-binding domain-containing protein → MPKAVTPLTDSQCRSLAIPESGTAQLSDGGGLTLQAGRGGKYWRLRYYHPQTGKREEMRLGVYPALGLRAARERREEVRRLLEQGIDPKRHAQDEALRERNQAFGCFEALARRWHADQCAKPDKWTPAHASRVLRSLELHIFPAIGGRTVADIMPLEVLELLQKLETAGKNDTARKVYDVVNQVFAYAVRLRLALYNPASELRGELAQVKQRSFAHLSDPAELKTLLLDIDCYAGSPQVCALLKLSPLVFVRPSELRLMRWAELDLSRAVWEKSGETMKNGLDFVVPLSRQAVAVIEAMRPVSGHYEFVFARSGRVLSEGAVRKALERMGYKGRQTAHGFRHIASTRLNEMEFNRDWIERQLAHKDPNQTRASYNKAEYLPQRAAMMQEWADYLDNLKQADTPT, encoded by the coding sequence ATGCCGAAAGCCGTTACCCCGCTGACCGATTCCCAGTGTAGAAGCCTTGCCATCCCCGAAAGCGGCACGGCACAGCTTTCCGACGGCGGCGGGCTGACATTACAGGCGGGCAGGGGCGGGAAGTATTGGCGGCTGCGCTACTACCATCCGCAGACGGGCAAACGGGAAGAAATGCGGCTTGGCGTCTATCCCGCTTTGGGCTTGCGTGCTGCACGGGAGCGGCGGGAAGAAGTCCGCCGTCTGCTGGAACAGGGCATAGACCCGAAGCGGCACGCACAGGATGAGGCCTTGCGGGAACGTAATCAGGCTTTCGGCTGTTTTGAAGCCCTTGCCCGCCGCTGGCACGCCGACCAATGCGCCAAGCCTGACAAGTGGACACCGGCACACGCTTCCCGCGTTTTGCGCAGTTTGGAGCTGCACATTTTCCCGGCTATCGGCGGGCGTACCGTGGCCGACATCATGCCGCTTGAAGTGTTGGAGCTGCTGCAAAAGCTGGAAACGGCGGGCAAGAACGACACCGCCCGCAAGGTGTATGACGTAGTGAATCAGGTGTTTGCCTATGCCGTGCGGCTGCGCCTTGCCCTGTACAACCCCGCTTCCGAGCTGCGGGGTGAGCTGGCACAGGTGAAACAGCGGAGCTTTGCCCACCTGTCCGACCCTGCCGAGCTAAAAACCCTGCTGCTGGACATTGACTGTTACGCGGGCAGTCCGCAGGTTTGCGCATTGCTGAAACTGTCCCCGCTGGTGTTTGTGAGGCCGTCTGAATTGCGTTTGATGAGATGGGCGGAACTGGACTTGTCCCGCGCCGTTTGGGAGAAAAGCGGCGAAACCATGAAAAACGGGCTGGATTTTGTCGTGCCGTTGAGCAGGCAGGCCGTGGCCGTTATCGAGGCCATGCGCCCCGTTTCGGGGCATTATGAATTTGTGTTTGCCCGCAGCGGGCGGGTGTTGAGCGAAGGAGCTGTTCGCAAGGCTTTGGAGCGCATGGGCTACAAGGGCAGGCAGACCGCCCACGGCTTCCGCCATATTGCCAGCACGCGGCTGAACGAGATGGAATTTAACCGCGATTGGATAGAACGGCAGCTTGCCCACAAAGACCCGAACCAAACGCGGGCAAGCTACAACAAGGCGGAATATCTGCCGCAGCGGGCGGCCATGATGCAGGAATGGGCGGACTATTTGGACAACCTGAAACAAGCCGACACGCCGACATGA
- the thrB gene encoding homoserine kinase produces MSVYTSVSDDEMRAFLADYDLGAFVSLTGIAQGVTNSNYFLTTSAGRYVLTVFEVLQQHELPFFLLLKQHLSGSGVACPAPVPRKDGRFDSVLAGKPACLVTCLNGADTSWPTVEQCFNTGAMLAKMHLAGQSFPMHMDNPRYSTWWRESANKLYPVLNEEDAELLADEIAYLDAHPDTGLPRGIIHADLFKDNVLLDGNGVAGFIDFYYACDGNFMYDLAIAVNDWARTADNRLDTALADAFMRGYESVRPLSSAERAYFPVAQRAGCVRFWVSRLLDFHFPQEGEMTFIKDPNAFRDLLLSFRRP; encoded by the coding sequence ATGTCCGTTTACACCAGCGTTTCCGACGACGAAATGCGCGCATTTCTGGCCGACTACGATTTGGGCGCTTTCGTTTCGCTGACCGGCATCGCCCAAGGCGTGACCAACAGCAATTATTTTCTCACCACTTCCGCCGGCCGCTACGTTCTGACGGTTTTCGAGGTTTTGCAGCAGCACGAGCTGCCGTTTTTCCTGTTGCTGAAACAGCATTTGAGCGGCAGCGGCGTTGCCTGCCCCGCGCCCGTGCCGCGCAAAGACGGGCGTTTCGATTCCGTGCTGGCGGGCAAACCGGCCTGCCTCGTCACCTGCTTAAACGGTGCGGACACAAGCTGGCCGACGGTGGAACAATGCTTCAACACCGGAGCCATGCTGGCGAAAATGCACCTGGCCGGGCAAAGCTTCCCCATGCACATGGACAACCCGCGTTACAGCACTTGGTGGCGCGAATCGGCCAATAAGCTATATCCCGTATTGAACGAAGAAGACGCAGAACTACTGGCCGACGAAATCGCCTATCTCGACGCGCACCCCGATACTGGCCTGCCGCGCGGCATCATCCACGCCGACCTGTTCAAAGACAATGTTCTGCTAGACGGCAACGGCGTGGCCGGTTTCATCGACTTCTATTACGCCTGCGACGGCAATTTCATGTACGACCTCGCCATCGCCGTCAACGACTGGGCACGCACCGCCGACAACCGCCTCGACACAGCCCTCGCCGACGCCTTTATGCGCGGCTACGAAAGCGTGCGCCCCCTGTCGTCGGCGGAACGCGCCTACTTTCCCGTGGCACAGCGCGCCGGCTGCGTCCGCTTCTGGGTGTCGCGCCTGCTCGACTTCCACTTCCCGCAGGAAGGCGAAATGACCTTCATCAAAGACCCCAACGCCTTCCGCGACCTGCTGCTCTCTTTCAGACGGCCTTAA
- a CDS encoding phage antirepressor N-terminal domain-containing protein, protein MNTLINIPFHSKPLCLIDADGRPYVAMRPIADGMGIDWKTQERKLKNRFASTVVIMPTVALDGKQREMLCLPLDKLTAWLLTINPRKVNPAIRADVERYQAESEAALWSYWTTGIARRDEIRRELAELEAEDAASFERGSIAGKSLYVRKLEKQRNDMARAALQSELPFVFAACGKENA, encoded by the coding sequence ATGAACACCCTAATCAACATCCCCTTCCACAGTAAGCCCCTTTGCCTGATTGATGCCGACGGCAGGCCTTACGTTGCCATGCGCCCGATTGCGGACGGCATGGGCATAGACTGGAAAACACAAGAGCGCAAACTCAAAAACCGCTTTGCCTCAACCGTGGTCATTATGCCCACGGTTGCCCTAGACGGAAAACAACGCGAAATGCTTTGCCTGCCGTTGGACAAGCTGACCGCATGGCTGCTGACCATCAACCCGCGCAAGGTCAATCCCGCTATTCGTGCCGACGTGGAACGCTATCAGGCCGAAAGTGAAGCCGCTTTGTGGAGCTACTGGACGACAGGCATAGCAAGGCGGGATGAAATCCGCCGCGAACTGGCAGAGCTGGAAGCGGAGGATGCGGCATCGTTCGAGCGGGGCAGCATCGCAGGCAAAAGCCTGTATGTCCGCAAACTGGAAAAACAGCGCAACGACATGGCGCGCGCCGCCCTGCAAAGCGAACTGCCCTTTGTGTTTGCCGCCTGCGGAAAGGAAAACGCATGA
- a CDS encoding riboflavin synthase, whose amino-acid sequence MFTGIVQGIGRIVSVEQPAADFRTHTVELPEHMAHGLQPGASVAHNGCCLTITETGGRLAKFDLMGETLAKTNLGRLKEGDAVNLERAARFGDEIGGHLMSGHITATTTVTRIERNGLNTTVWFALPAALRPYILPKGFVGLDGCSLTVGQVSDTEFNVHLIPETLQRTLFGTRQEGDEINLEIDPQTQAVVDTVARVLAGKGA is encoded by the coding sequence ATGTTTACAGGCATCGTACAAGGCATCGGCCGCATCGTTTCCGTCGAGCAGCCCGCCGCCGACTTCCGCACCCACACCGTCGAGCTGCCCGAACACATGGCGCACGGCCTGCAACCGGGCGCGTCCGTCGCCCACAACGGCTGCTGCCTCACCATCACCGAAACCGGCGGACGGCTGGCAAAGTTCGACCTGATGGGCGAAACGCTGGCCAAAACCAACCTAGGCCGTCTGAAAGAAGGCGACGCGGTCAACCTCGAACGCGCCGCCCGCTTCGGCGACGAAATCGGCGGCCACCTGATGAGCGGCCACATCACCGCCACCACCACCGTCACCCGCATCGAACGCAACGGTCTCAACACCACTGTTTGGTTTGCCCTGCCCGCCGCGCTGCGCCCCTACATCCTACCCAAAGGCTTTGTCGGACTCGACGGATGCAGCCTCACCGTCGGCCAAGTGTCCGACACGGAATTCAACGTCCACCTGATTCCCGAAACCCTGCAACGCACCCTCTTCGGCACGCGGCAGGAAGGCGACGAAATCAATCTGGAAATCGACCCGCAGACGCAGGCCGTGGTCGACACCGTGGCACGCGTCTTGGCAGGCAAAGGCGCTTAA
- a CDS encoding primase-helicase zinc-binding domain-containing protein has product MKPDLTEIKNAAYGRWPEIHAALGIPAKLLNTRKHQPCPHCGGKDRFRYTDHKHGGGYICNQCAPEGGSGFDLLMLVFGYSFTESV; this is encoded by the coding sequence ATGAAACCCGATTTGACCGAAATCAAGAACGCCGCCTATGGCCGCTGGCCTGAAATCCATGCCGCCCTAGGCATCCCCGCCAAACTCTTAAACACCCGCAAACACCAGCCCTGCCCGCATTGCGGCGGCAAAGACCGATTCCGCTACACCGACCACAAACACGGCGGCGGCTACATCTGCAACCAATGCGCCCCCGAAGGCGGCAGCGGCTTTGACCTGTTGATGCTGGTGTTTGGTTACAGCTTTACGGAATCTGTATAG
- a CDS encoding helix-turn-helix domain-containing protein, with translation MKPAAHPFKPNSQNAEILAILQSGKSLTHYQAAQMGIMGFTSRINEIRAAGFPVVCTMTAHENKHGKTVKRGVYTLA, from the coding sequence ATGAAACCCGCAGCCCACCCCTTCAAACCCAACAGCCAAAACGCCGAAATCCTCGCCATCCTGCAAAGCGGCAAGAGCCTTACCCACTATCAGGCCGCGCAGATGGGCATTATGGGCTTCACATCCCGCATCAACGAAATCAGGGCGGCAGGCTTCCCCGTTGTCTGCACCATGACCGCCCATGAGAACAAGCACGGCAAAACCGTCAAGCGCGGCGTTTATACGCTGGCATAA
- a CDS encoding RnfABCDGE type electron transport complex subunit B — protein MTAVSARQIDRLLPQTQCRECGYDGCLPYAEALAAGKAAVNLCAPGGEAVMLDIARLLGKPPLAPAKTQTPALAWIDESACIGCTACIRACPVDAIMGASKLMHTVIAEECTGCGLCVAPCPVDCIHMRLSENPSADTFLPQARTLSDNETDPRFAAAAHARTRWQNRETRKTREAEARQNQRAAKGAAALRAQSAATAAANTAKSAINPADLIAQAMARANAQQAQRSTPANRDRFKAQQLQAAQEKAALRRYRRDAQYGSPEEKAAALEWLRRHKETQEQENGA, from the coding sequence ATGACCGCCGTATCCGCCCGCCAAATCGACCGCCTGCTGCCGCAAACCCAATGCCGCGAATGCGGCTACGACGGCTGCCTGCCCTATGCCGAAGCACTCGCAGCGGGCAAAGCGGCAGTGAACCTGTGTGCACCGGGCGGCGAAGCGGTGATGCTCGACATCGCCCGGCTGCTCGGCAAACCGCCGCTCGCCCCCGCCAAAACGCAAACCCCCGCTCTGGCTTGGATAGACGAGTCCGCCTGCATCGGCTGCACCGCCTGCATCCGCGCCTGCCCCGTCGACGCCATCATGGGCGCATCCAAACTCATGCACACCGTTATCGCCGAAGAATGCACCGGCTGCGGCCTGTGCGTCGCCCCCTGTCCCGTCGACTGCATCCACATGAGGCTGTCTGAAAACCCGTCTGCCGACACCTTCCTGCCGCAGGCGCGCACCCTGTCCGACAACGAAACCGACCCGCGCTTTGCCGCCGCCGCCCACGCCCGCACCCGCTGGCAGAACCGCGAAACGCGTAAAACCCGCGAGGCCGAAGCCAGACAAAACCAACGTGCCGCCAAAGGAGCCGCCGCCCTACGCGCCCAATCCGCCGCAACCGCAGCCGCAAACACCGCCAAATCCGCCATCAACCCCGCCGACCTCATCGCGCAGGCCATGGCGCGCGCCAACGCGCAACAGGCACAGCGCAGCACCCCCGCCAACCGCGACCGTTTCAAAGCGCAGCAGTTGCAGGCCGCCCAAGAAAAAGCCGCGCTGCGCCGCTACCGCCGCGACGCGCAATACGGCAGCCCGGAGGAAAAAGCAGCTGCCCTCGAATGGCTGCGTCGGCACAAGGAAACACAAGAACAGGAAAACGGCGCTTGA
- a CDS encoding pseudouridine synthase, whose protein sequence is MDNLIAFNKPCGVICQFSAHEKHRSLKDFIDAPGFYPTGRLDTDSEGLLLLTNDGRLQARIAEPRFKLEKTYWAQLEGSADADKLAAFSRPMDLGDFTARPAKVRLLAATETGRLWPRVPPVRVRKTVPDFWLEIRIAEGKNRQVRRMAAKAGYPCLRLVRVAVGRLNLFDCGLALGKWRFAPHLP, encoded by the coding sequence ATGGACAATCTGATTGCATTCAACAAGCCCTGCGGCGTGATCTGCCAGTTTTCCGCGCACGAAAAACACCGTAGTTTGAAAGACTTTATCGACGCGCCCGGCTTTTATCCGACGGGGCGGCTGGATACCGACAGCGAGGGGCTGCTGCTGCTCACCAACGACGGCCGTTTGCAGGCGCGGATTGCCGAGCCGAGGTTCAAGCTGGAAAAAACCTATTGGGCGCAGCTCGAAGGCAGCGCGGATGCGGACAAACTGGCCGCGTTTTCCCGACCGATGGATTTGGGGGATTTTACGGCGCGTCCGGCGAAAGTCCGTTTGTTGGCCGCGACGGAAACAGGCAGGCTGTGGCCGCGTGTGCCGCCGGTGCGCGTGCGTAAAACAGTGCCCGATTTTTGGCTGGAAATCCGTATTGCGGAAGGGAAAAACCGACAAGTGCGGCGGATGGCGGCGAAGGCGGGCTATCCCTGTTTGCGGCTGGTCCGGGTGGCGGTAGGCCGTCTGAATCTGTTTGACTGCGGCTTGGCTTTGGGCAAATGGCGGTTTGCGCCGCATCTGCCGTGA
- a CDS encoding Mor transcription activator family protein — MKLPKLTPENLPTVRPYLPDTFLQLETVAGTQTALLLVSEHGGEQFPVAKGATVQGRRRNARITALVGEAAALRLAAYGQQRNIAIPACRKARKVLRNREIRAAYDMAEGSGMTAAALARRYGLNQRAIFNILKRNE; from the coding sequence ATGAAACTGCCCAAACTCACCCCCGAAAACCTGCCGACTGTCCGCCCCTACCTGCCCGATACCTTCCTGCAACTGGAAACCGTGGCCGGTACGCAAACCGCCCTGCTGCTGGTGTCCGAGCATGGCGGCGAACAATTCCCCGTTGCCAAAGGTGCAACGGTACAAGGCAGGCGGCGCAACGCCCGTATTACCGCCCTTGTCGGTGAAGCCGCCGCCCTGCGCCTTGCCGCCTACGGCCAACAGCGCAACATTGCCATACCGGCCTGCCGCAAGGCGCGGAAAGTGCTGCGCAACCGTGAAATCCGCGCCGCCTACGATATGGCGGAAGGTTCGGGCATGACCGCCGCCGCCCTTGCCCGCCGCTACGGATTGAACCAGCGGGCAATCTTCAACATCCTCAAGCGCAACGAATGA
- the icd gene encoding NADP-dependent isocitrate dehydrogenase produces the protein MSHIKVPAEGKKIVAGQPVPNNPIIPFIEGDGIGVDITPVMIDVIDAAVAKAYGGEKKIHWMEVYAGEKATKVYGDNVWLPEETLEALKEYAVSIKGPMTTPVGGGIRSLNVALRQELDLYQCVRPVRYFNGVPSPLKDPSKTDMVIFRENTEDIYAGIEWEAESDNCKKVVSFLQNEMGVKKIRFPETSGIGIKPVSKQGTQRLVRAAIQYAIDNDKPSVTLVHKGNIMKFTEGGFRDWGYELAQKEFGAQPIDGGPWCSFKNPKTGKEIIIKDAIADAFLQQILLRPAEYSVIATLNLNGDYISDALAAQVGGIGIAPGANISDQYAIFEATHGTAPKYAGQDKVNPGSLILSAEMMLRHLGWKEAADLVISAMEKAIGDKQVTYDFARLMDGANEISCSAFGKAMIERM, from the coding sequence ATGAGTCATATCAAAGTACCCGCCGAAGGCAAAAAAATCGTTGCCGGACAACCCGTTCCCAACAACCCGATTATCCCCTTCATCGAAGGCGACGGCATCGGCGTCGACATTACCCCCGTGATGATCGACGTAATCGACGCGGCCGTAGCCAAGGCTTATGGTGGCGAGAAAAAAATCCACTGGATGGAAGTCTACGCCGGCGAAAAAGCCACCAAAGTCTACGGCGACAACGTCTGGCTGCCCGAAGAAACCCTCGAAGCCCTGAAAGAATACGCCGTATCCATCAAAGGCCCGATGACCACCCCCGTCGGCGGCGGCATCCGCTCGCTCAACGTCGCCCTGCGCCAGGAGCTCGACCTTTACCAATGCGTGCGCCCCGTGCGCTACTTCAACGGCGTGCCCTCGCCGCTGAAAGACCCGTCCAAAACCGACATGGTCATCTTCCGCGAAAACACCGAAGACATCTACGCCGGCATCGAATGGGAAGCCGAAAGCGACAACTGCAAAAAAGTCGTCTCCTTCCTGCAAAATGAAATGGGCGTGAAAAAAATCCGCTTCCCCGAAACCTCCGGCATCGGCATCAAACCCGTTTCCAAACAAGGCACGCAGCGTCTCGTGCGCGCCGCCATCCAATACGCCATCGACAACGACAAACCCAGCGTCACCCTCGTGCACAAAGGCAACATCATGAAGTTCACCGAAGGCGGCTTCCGCGACTGGGGCTACGAGCTGGCGCAGAAAGAATTCGGCGCCCAGCCCATCGACGGCGGCCCGTGGTGCTCCTTCAAAAACCCGAAAACCGGCAAAGAAATCATCATTAAAGACGCCATTGCCGACGCCTTCCTGCAGCAAATCCTGCTGCGCCCCGCCGAATACAGCGTCATCGCAACTTTGAACCTCAACGGCGACTACATCTCCGACGCGCTGGCCGCACAGGTCGGCGGCATCGGCATCGCCCCGGGCGCCAATATTTCCGACCAATACGCCATCTTCGAAGCCACCCACGGCACCGCGCCCAAATACGCCGGACAAGACAAAGTGAACCCCGGTTCGCTGATTCTGTCGGCCGAAATGATGCTGCGCCACTTGGGCTGGAAAGAAGCCGCCGACCTCGTGATCAGCGCGATGGAAAAAGCTATCGGCGACAAACAGGTTACCTACGATTTCGCCCGCCTGATGGACGGCGCCAACGAAATCTCCTGCTCGGCCTTCGGCAAAGCGATGATCGAGCGCATGTAA
- a CDS encoding 2-isopropylmalate synthase, with amino-acid sequence MQLNIDRLIAYFGGVNALAEALKQQDPENAASTAAIYKWRVRGSLPLSQLNKLLALAESQGRPLDLNAFMQQQTTLEKNTMTTSQNNRVIIFDTTMRDGEQSPGASMAKEEKIRIARQLEKMGVDVIEAGFAAASPGDFESVNAIAKIITNATVCSLARAVENDVRKAGEAVSPAPKKRIHTFIATSPIHMEHKLKMKPQQVIDAAVKAVKIAKEYTDDVEFSAEDAVRSDLDFLAKIFTAVIEAGATTINIPDTVGYSIPSVWYERISNIIKSVPNSNKVIWSTHCHNDLGMAVANSLAAVQAGVRQVECTINGLGERAGNASLEEIVMALKVRHDLFGLETGIDTTQIVPASKLVSTITGYPVQPNKAVVGANAFAHESGIHQDGVLKHPETYEIMTAESVGWATNRLTLGKLSGRSAFRSKLAELGIELESEEALNAAFARFKELADKKREIFDEDLHALVSDEMVSLNAESYKFVSQKITTETGEMPRAEIVFSVRGEEKHASATGSGPVDAIFKAIESVVQSGAVLQIYSVNAVTQGTESQGETSVRLARGNRVVNGQGADTDVLAATAKAYLSALSKLEFGEEKVKAQGDI; translated from the coding sequence ATGCAATTGAACATAGACCGCTTAATCGCCTATTTCGGCGGCGTGAACGCGCTGGCCGAGGCTTTGAAGCAGCAAGACCCCGAAAACGCCGCCAGCACGGCCGCCATCTACAAATGGCGCGTGCGCGGCTCGCTGCCGCTTTCGCAGTTGAACAAACTGCTGGCGCTGGCCGAGTCGCAAGGCCGACCTTTGGATTTGAACGCTTTTATGCAGCAGCAAACCACCTTGGAGAAAAACACCATGACCACCAGCCAAAACAACCGCGTCATCATATTCGACACCACCATGCGCGACGGCGAACAGTCGCCCGGCGCATCCATGGCTAAAGAAGAGAAAATCCGTATTGCCCGCCAGTTGGAAAAAATGGGCGTGGACGTGATTGAAGCAGGCTTTGCCGCCGCCAGCCCGGGCGATTTCGAATCGGTGAACGCGATTGCCAAAATCATCACTAACGCCACCGTCTGCTCGTTGGCACGTGCCGTTGAAAACGATGTCCGCAAGGCGGGCGAAGCCGTTTCCCCCGCGCCGAAAAAGCGCATCCACACCTTCATCGCCACCAGCCCCATCCATATGGAGCACAAACTGAAAATGAAGCCGCAACAGGTGATTGATGCGGCGGTGAAAGCGGTGAAAATCGCCAAAGAATATACGGATGATGTGGAATTTTCCGCCGAAGACGCGGTTCGTTCCGATTTGGACTTTTTGGCTAAAATTTTTACGGCGGTGATTGAAGCGGGCGCGACCACCATCAATATTCCCGATACCGTCGGCTACTCCATCCCTTCCGTTTGGTATGAGCGTATCAGCAATATCATTAAAAGTGTGCCCAACAGCAATAAGGTCATCTGGTCTACACACTGCCACAATGACTTAGGCATGGCGGTCGCCAATTCGCTGGCCGCCGTTCAGGCAGGCGTGCGCCAGGTGGAATGCACCATCAACGGTTTGGGTGAACGCGCGGGCAATGCCAGCTTGGAAGAAATTGTGATGGCTCTGAAAGTACGCCACGATTTGTTCGGCTTGGAAACGGGCATCGACACCACGCAAATCGTGCCGGCATCGAAACTGGTGTCCACCATTACCGGCTATCCCGTGCAGCCCAACAAGGCGGTGGTCGGCGCAAACGCCTTTGCGCACGAATCGGGCATCCATCAGGACGGCGTACTGAAACACCCCGAAACTTATGAAATCATGACTGCCGAATCGGTCGGCTGGGCCACCAACCGCCTGACCTTGGGCAAATTGTCTGGCCGCAGCGCGTTCCGCAGCAAATTGGCAGAATTGGGCATCGAATTGGAAAGCGAAGAAGCGTTGAATGCCGCGTTTGCCCGCTTCAAAGAACTTGCCGACAAAAAACGGGAAATCTTCGACGAAGACCTGCACGCGCTGGTGTCCGACGAAATGGTCAGCCTCAATGCCGAAAGCTACAAATTCGTTTCGCAGAAAATCACCACCGAAACCGGCGAAATGCCGCGCGCCGAAATCGTGTTCAGCGTGCGGGGCGAAGAAAAACACGCCTCGGCGACAGGCTCGGGTCCCGTCGATGCGATTTTCAAGGCCATCGAAAGCGTGGTGCAGAGCGGCGCAGTGTTGCAGATTTACTCGGTGAACGCCGTGACGCAGGGCACGGAAAGCCAGGGCGAAACCAGCGTGCGCCTGGCTCGCGGCAACCGCGTCGTCAACGGACAGGGCGCGGACACCGACGTGCTCGCCGCCACCGCCAAAGCCTATCTGTCGGCTTTGAGCAAACTGGAATTCGGCGAGGAAAAAGTGAAAGCGCAGGGCGATATTTAA
- a CDS encoding IS630 transposase-related protein, whose protein sequence is MAYSIDFRQKALDHYEQHGNISQTARTFRITNRTLYQWIALKKETGSLQHRTKGGNSERIDKQGKQKKTMQNRHINERKRNFVFTNHLHTLRLIRNLFWPPDLHIAPPCFFQYDSSVFSDVISI, encoded by the coding sequence ATGGCCTACTCTATCGATTTCCGTCAAAAAGCATTAGACCACTACGAACAGCACGGCAACATCAGCCAAACCGCACGCACCTTCCGCATTACCAACCGAACCCTTTACCAATGGATTGCCCTCAAAAAGGAAACAGGTTCGCTGCAACACCGCACCAAAGGCGGCAATTCGGAACGTATCGACAAGCAGGGAAAACAGAAAAAAACAATGCAAAATCGTCATATCAATGAACGGAAAAGAAATTTTGTTTTTACAAATCACCTGCACACACTGCGCCTTATCCGAAACCTGTTTTGGCCGCCTGATTTGCATATCGCACCGCCATGTTTTTTTCAGTATGATTCGTCCGTTTTTTCCGACGTTATTTCCATTTGA